A window of Chaetodon trifascialis isolate fChaTrf1 chromosome 3, fChaTrf1.hap1, whole genome shotgun sequence genomic DNA:
GCTTTAACTGAATTAAAAGATCTTATTTCCACAAACACACGAACGAGTGACGTCGCTTTCAGCAGATCAGATGTGACTGTCTGCGTCTGAGCTGACCCCTCATCAGGTCACAGCCCAACAACTGAACCTCCATCATGTCTTTCTGCTCCTGTGAGGACTTAATatgagactcacacacacacacacacacacacacacacacacacacacacacacacacacacacagacatggagcACTACGCCCCAGACAGATAATTATATTTCCAGTATCAAACTATTCTCTGAGGACTATAACACTGGACTGCTCAGCCTTATGtggctctgacacacacacacacacacacacacacacacacacacacacacacacacacacacacacacacacacacacacacacacacacacacacaaccacaggaAGTTACTCAAGCTGGCTGTAATTTCATTCAGATGCTctgttctctttgtgtgtgtgtgtgtgtgtgtgtgtgtgtgtgagaggacaATGGGAAACACTTTGAAGAACACGGTCGCCATCTAGTGGCTGACGGAGGTACCTGCTGCTCATTGAGGAAGAAACTGGAGTTTGTTGTGGAAAAGGTGAATTTATATCCTCCTCAGCctgttcatttgtgtcctctgcagtggacatttggttttggtctatatcttttgactcatttgagctacccaaCGAAGTCCTGGTGTCCTCAGTAGAGGACATCCAGGCCTTTCGGTGacatctcatgtgtttgggtgggatgaggcgaactttgttttcatgctgagacaaaaagacaaagactgcagcaaaacgcaaagATGTTGTTTTTCTAACTATTGTAAtacattttcttgtttatgaacatgtcagagATGATaaactttttgttaggaaaaacaATAgtaatgttatgaatgtttaataatgtcagttttgttcagCAGTTGAACAAAAGATACGGgtcaaatgttcagtttcatttaaaaaatggaccgacgttcttgttttcttgtcagcctgtTGTGATTtcgttgtgttatggtaaaatcgttgttagtccactacagtggacatgctgtaagatctaaactaaaaatatttttacaaaattctaaattgtgagttgttgtttcagctccaaagaggcagaaaatcacaaaaaaaataaactgaaacatACTTTTTTTCCTTGGTTCTCAGGAAGATATGAAAgagaaactttcattttcaggaATTTTAGTTttacagtgaagaaaaacatgtttttaggaCGAATGAATGAACGATGggtgaagcagcagaagcagctctgAGGCTAACGTGCTGCTAACACGGTGGCTAACCTCCATATTTTACATCACCGTGTCGTGCCTCCTGACATGTGAGACTGATCCTGTCCTCGTTATGAAGAGCTGGACTGAAGACATCAGGCAGCGCTTCGGAGGACTGACGGTGACGTAACTCTGACTCACTGACTGCTGAGCGTCCCTGATGGCTCGGACTGATGTGCTCACACACCACCAGCCtcagaaaatcacatttcagattAAAAGCACAGTGAGGGGCAGGCGGACGCTCGAAGCTGGtgtatttaacatttattttctctcattttaaaaactgtttgCGGACaatcaaaatataaatacatttctctcacacactcatccacacaCGTGCTGCAAATGgcatcagaacacacacacgtacatacacacacacccacccacacccacacacacacaacccctgCCCCTGATTCGGATGTTAAAAGGTGCAATGATGGACCTTCATGATCGAACTGCATCGTCCAGATTTCAGGAGCCACTTcgacacagacagagaagagacgCTGGACAGCTCTGACGGTCACCAGCGTGTCTCTTTTCAGCCATAATACTCTGAACTGCAGGGTCTGACGTCCTCACGTGTCTTCAGTTTTTGACCTGTGACGTGCCTGAATGGATGGACATCATCACTGGGACAAAGTCTTCCAGCGGCAGGAAGTGAAGCATCGTTCTAGCTCGTtatggacagacagaaacagaatagTTCAAGTTGTCCTGTCATGTGGGAAAGCAGAGACCCCCTGGTGCTGCCTTCAAGGACACCAAAACGTCCGATATTTGATTACAAACTGTGCTGTTGTTAAAAATCCGACCTAAAGATGCTCAAAGCGAACGTGGGCGTCCCGTAGAGGAAAGCTGTCCATGAGGTGCTTCAACCTGTTCAAGAAACCACGACTTTGAGCAGAAATGGTATTCTGATTGACGCTTGAAGTGAGCACTCCTTGTCTGCTGCTTTGGTCTGACGTTCGAGAGCAGCAAAGTTTGGAAAGTGAATCTTTAAAGCTCAAAACTCAGAAACGTGACGGAGAACGCCTGACAGAACACCAAAGACTCTCCAGACCGGCCGTCTGCTGTCACGCTGACAGAAAGTGACGCCTGACGCCCGTCAATGCTGCTGTACAGATCTAGTTTGATAGTTcgctttttcattttcaagcatAAAAGTCAAACGTTCTCTCCTGCAGCTTGTGGAGATTcgctgctcttctgtttttaaatcattCAAATCTGAATATTCTGGGTTACTGACATGTTGACGGTGGACTTTGGGACCTTGCGAGGGGCTTTTTTTTCAATCTTAACTGACATTTCAGAGATTAACTGATTAAAGAACATATTAATGCATCATGAAAACAACCTGCGGCTCCGTTTATTCCCCGGCAGACTGATGAAAAGCACTTCGACGCCGACGCTGTGGCGTGCAGGAGAGACTCTCGCATTCTGCATTTCCAATCCTCCTTGAATGCACCAATAATTCCAGTTTTGcactaaaatgtgaaaatcCGTAATATCACATAAACTACAGGCCAGAAAATATCCTTTTAACCCACAATCTCGCCCGGCTGAGTCCGGTTGTCTGTCTCACACTCTGGACGGTCGAAACggactgaaaataaacacagaggtgAAGAtcaaacaggcagaaacatcTGGGTCTCATATGGCGACTCGACACGTGAGCGGAGCCTGAAGTCAGCGTCGAGCCGGCGTTTGCGCGCAGGCTTCTGGCGGTCTGGAGCTTCCTGCTGCCTCCCTGTCGGCCCTGTCATTAACTCGCGGGCCACTGGAGGAGGATCAGCATCTGAAGAGACTGGCTGCATTATCGTGCTTTAACATTCCCAAATCCCACAGCcccaaagagggaaaaaaagcccACATAAGCGCATCGTTTAACGGCGTCTAAAAGGGCAGATTGTGTTCTGTTCTCCCGCAGAACTAAAGAAAGAAACGAGCAGAACAGAAGCAGCCCTTTGCcctatatttaaaaaaatccacttCATCTGACGCTGCAGGGATTCGTGCAGTGTTTAGTcacttccctccttcctctgagGCAGTGGTGGATGTGTCTGTACAGTATTTACACTCCTGCACACGTAACAAAAAGAGGTAAAATCATAAAAAGTCAGAGGGTCATTCTGTCGGATCAGGAGGCGAAGACGCCTGAATTCAGACGTTTTCTGGCAGCGATCAACTGAAACGTTAAGAGTCAGgatggacacagaggaggaggaggaggaggaggaggaggaggaagaaaggcagAGTGAAAACCGAGTCATGAAAtcacaggaagctgcagaggtTTCTCTGGTTGAGCGTCGTCTTCATATTCACCAAACGAGCCACATGCAGCAGGTTCTGGCTGCTGCTCGTCGTCTTTCCGCCTCAGCTGCCTCTTGAAGTTTGGGTCTGGATTATCCGTTCACACTGCAGGCCTTCCGTGATTCTCAACCTCTGATTTGTCGTTTAATCTCACTTCTTTAAAGCCACCATGTGTAGGATTTGAGCACAGCTGAGAGCAATGCAGGCTGCACCACCCTCcaccttttttctgtttattttctgacaaACGTACAAAAATCCGACACGTAGCGGCTTCAGATCGAGCCCGGACAGACGTCTGCCTGCGTGCCTACGTCGGCCTGTTTCGAGCACCTTTAAGGGAACACGTCACCCAAAATGATTTTGATTCTTCCTCTTATTCGTGGAGGGCAGAGCTTCAGTGGAAGAACATCAGAAGTCCGTCAAAGACTCAAAACGTTGCTGCTCTGTCTGATtacaattacacacacagatcccatgaaaaggccaaaaccaaCAGCGTGCTGCTGCTCCGGGTCCACtggttcctgctgaagacaCTCAGGATGTTTCTCTAACAGCTGAACAGGAGACCTGAGAGGCTCTGACACACTGATAATCCTTTTTAGAGGGTAAATTCACTGTTGGTCTTGTCTTCGTGGGAGTTATTGACAATAAGTGTAAAATCTCGCCGGATTTATCCTGAAAACCCACAAACAAAACGATGATTTTGATGAAATCACTGAATAACTTTGCTGTAATCTTGAGAAAACATCATCTGTGTGGCACATGATAAGAAAATTACAGATTCTGGGTGACGTGTTCCTTTAAAAAGCCCCCCGCCGTCTCATCCTCACCACAGGTGCTCTGACGGACGTTCAGAAGCTCCCTTTGAACCGAGGAggcgtcctcctctctgctcgaGTTCAATCTCAAAATCAAAAACCTGAATCTGACTCCTGTTGGCATCGAATGAAATTCCTGTCCGGTTGCTCTCCACgccagaaaaagagacagaggaattAAAAATGTGGCTGATTTAAAACGTCTCCGTCTCGCTCAGTgtgacagaaagactgaaggaaaacaaactgtttgcTTCTGTTGCCAAACTTCTCcccccgtctctctgtctgtccgtctgtccctcttctctctgtctccgggTCCGTGTCTTGGTCTGTGTTGCACCGTTGGAGGCCAGCGGGGGGCGCTGTTAGGACGCCTTGCCCAGCTCTATCTTCTTCTGGATGACCCGAGCCGAGTGGTAGATGAGCGAGTCGATCAGACCGGCCACTGCAGGAGtccagcagacaggaagtgagagaggaagagtcagATTTCATCCACTCTACCGTACGTCATCAGGTAACACAAACGAGAGGGACTCACCTGTGAATACACCTCCGATAATGGCACAAACTCCTGTTAAGAAGTGTGTGAACGAtctgaacagagagagacagagatattAATTCAGGAATAAGATTTAAAGAAGCTCATGTTCTTTTACTGACATAAATTAGCAACTCCTCTCACTGTCATTTAAAAGCATTTCCCCCTTAAATCACCCTTTGTAACACTATTTAGTGTCTGCTGGTTGTTTTCTGATCTGGTTGCTCTAAAATCTTCTTCTGTAACCGACAACTTTGATGGTGCGAGCTCCTCCGTTGTCTCCTacctgtgtttctctgtgaattTAACCATCATTGGTGACAGCTCGTATAAAACAAACACCCCCGGCAGCCCCTGGTCCCCCACCAGCCCGTTGGCCACTTTCTCATGCCTGGTGACTGAGAACTGGTTTGTTTTTACCACCTGAAACGACAAAATGACGGCGAAACACTGTGAATGACCCGCTGATGTTTGCTTTACGGTACAAAATGCGGTTTGAATTCATTCAGTGTGACTTCATTTCAGGGAACAAATGCAAACTCACATCTCCGTCCGTTTTCACATAGATGGTGGGAACAATTTTCACAAAGTACTGGTACATCATTGATGCTGTGGGGATAGAAAGGAAATCCTTGTTGAGCTAAAACATGAATGCAGACACACTCGAGATCATCGTGGTTGCTAATAGTCTCTCATGTacaaagaacaaacagcaaTTTAGAGCATTAGTTAGAATAAGACATTACAGAACAAATGCATTATGGATATATTATGGATTATGGATCAATTTATATGTGATTAAAGCTCTTTCTCAGCAGAATAAAAGAGTTCAGCACTGGTTAACTGGACACTGCTCTTGAACGGAGTAAATAATCAAATAACGCCAGTACTGAAATGAACCACTGGTGGCGCTGTTCACCTTCTCCTCCACGTCGTTTGCCCTCTTTAATCGCTTCCTCTGTCCGCTTCTCCTTCCTCTATCCGGTTATGGAGGTCTGCTAGTCAGACATTTAAACGCAGCTGGGCTCGAAAATACGACACGCCGCCTTTTAGGAACCAGGAAACCAAACttattttacacacacagagctcaagGTAAGCTCAGTTTCAGACGAATTTTCGAGAATGTGTGAATCAGAGACACGATGTGTCGGTGAAAAGTGTTTATCTGTCAAGGCCACGGGTGacgttagcctgttagcatgctatgcTAGCACAACAGACGACCTGGTGGGACAAGAAGTGAATTTTATATTACTAATGTCATTGTTTGATATTGTATAGTTAACGttaaaatgtcactttaaaaCAATCCGCTggttattttgtctgtaaacGTCAATACAGATGCGCTCGCTGATGTTAGCCTGGCTTACGAGCTAATGTGCTAGCACTAACGTGACAGGTTTAGCGACATAACTTCATTCACGCTCGCCAGCATCTTAACTGCCAGTCATCTTTAGTTAAAGCAGCGTCACTAGCTAGCTATGACTGTCAGCTGAGTAACCATTAAACAGACAGAATGAACTTTCAAGATAACATGGTGAAATAACTGACTCGTAGCATGATAGATTCAAAGGTCAAATGTTTTTTACGAAGCTAAATTTCTCAAACGGCAACAGATCTGTCAAACATAGCAGACTGAAAACTACATATTAGTTTATTGACTCTATACCGAGCATCCAGCGAGTTCAGGAGGAAATGTATCTctaatctgtcttctgtcaatCTTCCCTCCAGATGCCAGTGGCTGTAGGTCCATACGGCCAGACCCAGCCCAGCTGTTTCGACCGGGTCAAGATGGGCTTCATGATGGGGTTTGCAGTAGGAATGGCTGCTGGCGCCATGTTCGGCACTTTCTCCTGTCTCAGGTGAACTTAATGTACATCCAAAATATTCTGCTTTTATAGAAACAGCGACTGTGTGATTAAACTGAATGTGGACTTGGTTTCCGCTAAGGCCAGCTGTTACAGTGCAGCAGCCATTCCCCAAAAACTTGATCATTACGTCCCTAATACTGATGGCCACGGCTGACCTAATACATAAccagtttatttttctgaatagta
This region includes:
- the romo1 gene encoding reactive oxygen species modulator 1, which produces MPVAVGPYGQTQPSCFDRVKMGFMMGFAVGMAAGAMFGTFSCLRIGMRGRELMGGVGKTMMQSGGTFGTFMAIGMGIRC